The Kineothrix sp. MB12-C1 genome includes a window with the following:
- the acpP gene encoding acyl carrier protein → MEFEKLKKVIAEVLNVDPEEITLDTTFADDLGADSLDVFQIIMGIEEEFDIEIPAEEAEKISTVEEAVELIKNAMN, encoded by the coding sequence ATGGAATTTGAAAAATTAAAAAAAGTAATTGCCGAGGTATTAAATGTAGACCCGGAGGAAATTACGTTGGATACTACGTTTGCGGATGATTTAGGTGCTGACTCTCTGGATGTGTTCCAGATTATTATGGGAATTGAAGAAGAATTCGATATTGAAATTCCTGCAGAAGAGGCTGAGAAGATCAGTACAGTAGAAGAAGCGGTTGAGTTAATCAAAAATGCTATGAATTAG
- the rnc gene encoding ribonuclease III: MLTEETFKQLEDKIEYQFKDKNLLWQALTHSSFANEQKINKRQDYERLEFLGDAVLELVTSSFLYEAHPEMPEGMLTKKRSTLVCGSSLAYCAEDLELTQYIRLGRGEETTGGRGRESITADVMEAIIGAIYLDGGYEKAGTFIHRFVLSDLENKELFYDSKTLLQEEVQKDSKGTLRYELVGESGPDHSKNFVVAARVNGTLMGRGSGKTKKAAEQQAAYETLLCMKKNR; encoded by the coding sequence ATGTTGACGGAAGAAACTTTTAAACAGTTGGAAGATAAAATAGAGTACCAATTTAAGGATAAGAATCTGCTTTGGCAGGCGCTTACCCATAGTTCATTTGCCAACGAACAGAAGATTAATAAAAGGCAGGACTACGAGCGCCTGGAGTTTCTGGGAGATGCGGTTTTAGAATTGGTGACGAGTTCCTTTTTATATGAAGCCCATCCGGAAATGCCGGAAGGAATGTTGACGAAGAAGCGTTCTACACTCGTTTGCGGTTCTTCCCTCGCTTATTGTGCGGAAGATTTGGAATTGACTCAGTATATTCGTCTTGGAAGAGGAGAGGAGACAACTGGAGGAAGGGGACGGGAATCTATCACTGCCGACGTGATGGAGGCAATTATCGGTGCTATTTATTTGGACGGTGGTTATGAGAAAGCAGGGACCTTCATCCATCGTTTTGTATTATCCGATTTGGAGAATAAGGAACTTTTCTATGATAGCAAGACATTGCTTCAAGAAGAGGTGCAAAAGGATAGCAAAGGGACTCTTCGTTATGAATTAGTCGGGGAGAGCGGTCCGGATCATAGTAAGAATTTCGTCGTTGCTGCCAGAGTCAATGGTACCTTGATGGGAAGAGGCTCAGGCAAGACCAAGAAGGCGGCCGAACAGCAGGCCGCATATGAAACACTTCTATGTATGAAGAAAAATAGGTAA
- the smc gene encoding chromosome segregation protein SMC produces MYLKSIEVQGFKSFANKITFKFHNGITGIVGPNGSGKSNVADAVRWVLGEQRIKQLRGASMQDVIFSGTELRKPLGYAYVAITLDNSDHQLAVDYDEVTVARRIYRSGESEYLLNGTPCRLKDVNELFYDTGIGKEGYSIIGQGQIDKILSGKPEERRELFDEAAGIVKFKRRKNAAQKKLEDEKQNLLRVNDILSELEKQTGPLEKQAETAKIYLKKKEELKALDVNVFLMENNRIREQLLSVEQKYNIAGGDLEETSKKYEGIKTEYEQIQGQIEQLDEAIEKAREELTDTGLLRGKLEGEINVLKEQINSARGNENHLRSRLAAVQGEIDAKNVDKEEILKDKGKIDAQLAALEQVRDEARRLLQETQSKMEELNNHIETGKNTIIDALNGRATIKSKIGRYDTMMEQISIRRAELNSRLLRAKSDEAKQEETIRLLQEEFESINEEIRKGNDSQVLIEEQLVSMRDELSEKDKKLRDTQVVYHQEKSKMDALANLTERYDGYGGSVKKVMECKEEEKGIIGVVADIIKVDKKYETAIETALGGNIQNIVTEDEDTAKRMIALLKKQKAGRATFLPLTSLKDPQEFKNQDALKEKGVIGMADALVHTDKRYRDVAKAMLGRIVVVDNVDNAVKIAKKFNYGIRMVTIEGELLVPGGAISGGAFKNNSNLLGRRREMEELGEKIKKYLEEIDNLLEDIEQTKRRRNKLRLDLEETKSHLQEAFIRQNTARLNVIKAQERKDEAEAGFGELKTEESEIESQILEIKSSKESILRELEESEKLEKSVEIQISAFQKELEEQRIKESEESRKASEHDVEVEKMLQQQGFHKQNVDRIDNEIVRFISELEEIKSGLEKTAEEMERKEQNIVEIEQTIVASNTSRSDAEIKLKEDITKKEELASKQKNFFAVREELSERISALDKEVYRLNSQKEKLEESIENQINYMWDEYEITLSDAASLRNEEMTELTAMKKEISALKEGIKKLGDVNVNAIEDYKNLMERYLFLKTQHDDLVEAEKTLLHIIEELDTAMRKQFQEKFSEIAQEFDKVFKELFGGGKGTLELMEDEDILEAGVRIIAQPPGKKLQNMMQLSGGEKALTAIALLFAIQNLKPSPFCLLDEIEAALDENNVTRFAKYLHKLTKHTQFIVITHRRGTMEKADRLYGITMQEKGISTLVSVNLIDKELDD; encoded by the coding sequence ATGTATTTAAAAAGTATTGAGGTACAGGGGTTTAAATCATTTGCAAATAAAATTACATTTAAGTTCCATAACGGTATTACAGGAATCGTAGGGCCTAATGGAAGTGGGAAGAGCAACGTAGCAGATGCGGTCAGGTGGGTGCTCGGTGAACAGCGTATCAAGCAGCTTCGCGGTGCGTCTATGCAGGATGTCATTTTCTCGGGAACGGAATTGCGTAAGCCTCTCGGTTATGCTTATGTGGCAATTACACTGGATAACTCGGATCACCAGCTTGCGGTAGATTATGATGAAGTGACTGTAGCGAGAAGGATCTACCGTTCGGGAGAAAGTGAATATTTGTTAAATGGTACGCCTTGCCGTTTAAAAGACGTGAATGAGCTCTTCTACGATACGGGTATCGGTAAAGAAGGCTATTCGATTATCGGTCAGGGACAGATCGATAAGATCTTAAGCGGTAAGCCCGAGGAACGAAGAGAATTGTTCGATGAAGCAGCAGGAATTGTGAAGTTCAAGCGACGTAAGAATGCGGCACAGAAGAAGCTGGAGGATGAGAAACAGAATCTCCTTCGTGTCAATGATATTTTATCAGAGCTGGAAAAGCAGACAGGGCCTTTAGAGAAGCAAGCGGAAACCGCTAAAATCTATTTGAAGAAAAAGGAAGAATTAAAAGCGCTGGATGTGAATGTTTTCCTTATGGAGAATAATCGTATCAGAGAGCAGCTTCTTAGTGTAGAGCAAAAATACAATATTGCCGGCGGGGATCTTGAGGAAACTTCGAAAAAGTATGAAGGAATAAAGACGGAATATGAGCAGATACAAGGACAGATCGAGCAGTTGGATGAAGCCATTGAGAAAGCCCGTGAAGAGCTGACGGATACCGGACTTTTGCGTGGAAAATTAGAAGGGGAAATCAATGTCTTAAAAGAACAGATTAACTCTGCCAGAGGAAATGAGAATCATCTTCGTTCCCGATTAGCAGCGGTACAAGGTGAAATCGATGCAAAGAATGTGGACAAGGAAGAGATTCTAAAGGATAAAGGGAAAATCGATGCTCAGCTTGCTGCTCTGGAGCAAGTACGGGATGAAGCGAGAAGGCTCTTGCAGGAAACACAAAGCAAGATGGAAGAGCTAAATAATCATATTGAAACAGGTAAGAATACCATTATCGATGCGTTAAACGGACGAGCGACCATCAAATCGAAAATCGGCCGATATGATACGATGATGGAGCAGATTAGTATACGTAGAGCAGAGCTGAACTCCAGACTTCTTAGGGCAAAATCGGATGAGGCGAAGCAGGAAGAAACTATCCGCCTTTTGCAGGAGGAGTTTGAGAGCATCAATGAAGAAATCCGTAAGGGCAACGACTCTCAGGTGCTTATTGAAGAGCAGCTTGTCAGTATGCGTGATGAATTATCCGAGAAGGATAAGAAGCTGCGGGATACTCAGGTTGTCTATCATCAGGAAAAGTCCAAAATGGATGCCTTGGCTAACTTAACGGAACGCTATGATGGCTATGGCGGAAGCGTTAAGAAAGTTATGGAATGTAAGGAGGAAGAAAAAGGGATTATCGGCGTAGTTGCTGATATTATTAAAGTAGATAAAAAATATGAAACAGCAATTGAAACGGCACTTGGAGGCAATATTCAAAATATTGTCACGGAAGATGAAGATACGGCAAAACGGATGATCGCCTTGTTAAAGAAGCAAAAAGCGGGAAGGGCTACTTTCTTGCCTCTTACGAGCCTTAAGGATCCTCAGGAATTTAAGAATCAAGATGCCTTAAAGGAAAAAGGTGTCATCGGTATGGCTGATGCACTGGTGCATACGGATAAGCGTTACCGGGATGTGGCAAAGGCTATGCTCGGGCGCATCGTGGTAGTCGATAACGTGGATAATGCGGTAAAGATAGCGAAGAAATTTAATTATGGCATCCGTATGGTCACTATAGAAGGAGAATTGCTTGTACCGGGAGGTGCCATCAGCGGCGGAGCATTCAAAAATAATAGTAATCTTCTTGGCAGAAGAAGAGAGATGGAAGAACTCGGTGAGAAGATTAAGAAGTATCTGGAAGAGATTGATAATCTTTTGGAAGATATCGAGCAAACAAAAAGGCGCAGAAATAAACTGCGGCTTGACTTAGAAGAGACCAAGTCCCATTTGCAGGAAGCATTTATCAGACAAAATACTGCCCGCTTAAATGTAATTAAGGCACAGGAACGTAAGGACGAGGCGGAAGCAGGCTTCGGAGAATTGAAGACGGAAGAAAGTGAGATCGAAAGTCAGATACTTGAAATTAAATCCAGCAAAGAAAGCATATTACGAGAATTAGAGGAATCGGAAAAGCTGGAGAAGAGTGTGGAAATCCAGATTAGCGCCTTCCAAAAGGAGTTGGAAGAGCAAAGAATCAAGGAATCGGAGGAGTCCAGGAAGGCATCCGAGCATGATGTGGAAGTGGAAAAGATGCTGCAACAGCAAGGATTCCATAAGCAGAATGTGGATCGTATCGATAATGAAATCGTACGCTTTATTTCAGAGCTTGAAGAAATTAAGTCCGGTCTTGAAAAGACAGCGGAGGAAATGGAGCGAAAGGAACAAAATATTGTCGAGATCGAGCAGACGATTGTGGCTTCCAACACTTCAAGAAGCGATGCAGAAATCAAGCTAAAGGAAGACATCACAAAGAAAGAGGAACTTGCCTCTAAACAAAAGAATTTCTTCGCAGTAAGGGAAGAGCTTTCGGAGAGGATATCTGCTCTTGATAAAGAGGTTTATCGCTTGAATTCGCAGAAAGAAAAGCTGGAGGAATCCATCGAGAACCAGATTAACTATATGTGGGATGAATATGAAATTACCCTTTCGGATGCAGCTTCCCTCCGCAATGAGGAGATGACGGAACTCACCGCGATGAAGAAGGAGATTTCTGCATTAAAGGAAGGAATTAAGAAGCTTGGTGATGTCAATGTCAATGCCATTGAAGACTACAAGAACTTAATGGAACGATACTTATTCCTAAAGACTCAGCATGACGACTTGGTGGAAGCAGAAAAGACATTGCTTCATATTATCGAAGAGCTGGATACGGCGATGCGAAAGCAATTCCAGGAGAAATTCTCAGAGATTGCCCAGGAATTCGATAAGGTATTCAAGGAGCTCTTCGGAGGAGGCAAGGGAACTCTTGAATTGATGGAGGATGAAGATATACTGGAAGCAGGCGTTCGTATTATTGCACAGCCTCCGGGAAAGAAACTGCAGAATATGATGCAGTTATCCGGTGGAGAAAAGGCCCTGACGGCCATTGCTCTTTTGTTCGCTATTCAGAATCTGAAACCATCTCCCTTTTGTCTTTTGGATGAAATTGAGGCGGCGCTGGATGAGAATAATGTAACGAGATTTGCAAAATATCTACATAAATTAACAAAGCATACACAATTTATTGTAATTACTCACAGGCGTGGTACAATGGAAAAGGCAGATCGTTTATATGGTATTACGATGCAGGAAAAAGGAATATCAACATTGGTAAGCGTCAATTTAATCGATAAAGAACTGGATGATTAG
- the ftsY gene encoding signal recognition particle-docking protein FtsY, translating into MSEEKKGFFGRLKDGLAKTRNNIVNGIDSVFNGFSAIDEDFYEELEEILIMGDIGVNATNAIIEKLREQVKENHIKQPSECKEFLIESIKEQMHVEETAYDFEHCQSVILVIGVNGVGKTTSVGKLAGILKEQGRKVLLAAADTFRAAAGEQLTEWAHRAGVDIIGGAEGSDPASVIFDAVNAARARNVDVLLCDTAGRLHNKKNLMEELKKINRIIDKEFPGAHRENLVVLDGTTGQNALQQARDFGEVADLTGIILTKMDGTAKGGIAVAIQSELNIPVKYIGVGETIEDLQKFDSDQFVNALFDIKTTGEEI; encoded by the coding sequence ATGAGCGAGGAGAAGAAAGGTTTTTTTGGCAGGCTCAAGGATGGGCTTGCTAAGACCAGGAATAATATTGTTAATGGAATCGACTCTGTATTCAACGGTTTTTCCGCAATTGATGAAGACTTTTATGAGGAATTGGAAGAGATTCTGATTATGGGAGATATTGGTGTGAATGCTACCAATGCCATTATTGAGAAGCTTCGGGAACAAGTAAAAGAAAATCATATTAAGCAACCGTCAGAATGCAAGGAATTTCTTATTGAAAGTATTAAGGAACAGATGCATGTGGAGGAAACAGCTTATGATTTCGAACACTGTCAGTCGGTCATATTGGTTATCGGTGTAAATGGCGTAGGTAAGACCACTTCAGTCGGTAAATTAGCCGGTATTTTGAAAGAGCAGGGACGAAAGGTACTTCTTGCAGCAGCGGATACTTTCCGTGCGGCAGCCGGAGAACAGTTAACGGAATGGGCCCACCGTGCCGGTGTGGATATTATCGGTGGAGCAGAAGGTTCTGACCCTGCCAGCGTAATTTTCGATGCTGTGAATGCGGCGAGAGCGAGAAATGTGGATGTGCTTTTATGCGATACGGCGGGGCGTCTGCATAATAAGAAGAACCTGATGGAAGAGCTTAAGAAAATAAATAGAATTATCGATAAGGAATTCCCCGGAGCGCACAGGGAGAATCTGGTGGTACTGGATGGAACCACAGGACAAAATGCGCTGCAGCAGGCCAGAGATTTCGGCGAAGTTGCAGATCTGACAGGTATTATTCTCACTAAGATGGATGGAACGGCTAAGGGCGGTATTGCAGTGGCTATTCAATCGGAATTAAATATTCCGGTAAAGTATATCGGAGTGGGAGAGACGATAGAGGATTTGCAAAAGTTTGACTCCGACCAGTTTGTAAATGCACTTTTTGATATAAAGACAACAGGTGAAGAGATATAA
- the ilvA gene encoding threonine ammonia-lyase translates to MLTLDKFEEASEIVKYATQETKLIYSAYLSLQTGNKVYLKPENMQFTGAYKVRGAYYKLSTLTEEERQRGLITASAGNHAQGVAYAAKCNHVKATIVMPNTTPLIKVNRTKSYGAEVVLFGDVYDEACAHAYELAEEKGYTFIHPFDDLAVATGQGTVAMEIFKDLPLVDYILVPIGGGGLATGVSTLAKLLNPKIKVIGVEPAGANCLQASLKEGHIVTLDSINTIADGTAVKTPGSKIFPYLSKNLDDIITVEDEELVVAFLDMVENHKMIVENSGLLTVAALKHLDAKNARIVSILSGGNMDVITMSSVVQQGLILRDRIFTVSVLLPDKPGELSRVSEVIAKQSGNVIKLEHNQFVSINRNAAVELRITLEAFGPEHKKQIIVALHQNGYKPKAVRTIM, encoded by the coding sequence ATGCTGACACTGGATAAATTTGAAGAAGCTTCGGAGATAGTAAAATATGCAACGCAGGAAACTAAGCTCATTTACAGTGCTTATTTAAGTTTGCAAACGGGAAATAAGGTATATTTGAAACCTGAGAATATGCAGTTTACCGGAGCGTATAAGGTGAGAGGTGCTTATTATAAGCTAAGCACATTGACGGAGGAAGAACGGCAAAGAGGATTGATCACAGCATCTGCAGGCAATCATGCGCAGGGAGTTGCCTATGCAGCCAAATGCAACCACGTAAAGGCGACGATCGTTATGCCCAATACTACTCCGCTCATTAAGGTGAATCGGACAAAAAGCTATGGTGCCGAGGTCGTTCTCTTCGGTGATGTATATGACGAAGCCTGTGCGCATGCCTATGAGCTCGCCGAAGAAAAGGGGTATACCTTTATCCATCCATTCGATGATTTGGCAGTTGCGACCGGACAAGGAACGGTGGCTATGGAGATATTCAAGGATCTTCCTCTTGTCGATTATATATTGGTGCCAATTGGCGGCGGTGGTCTGGCGACGGGTGTTTCCACGCTTGCGAAGCTTCTTAACCCTAAGATTAAGGTAATCGGCGTAGAGCCGGCCGGTGCTAACTGCCTGCAGGCTTCCTTAAAGGAGGGACATATCGTCACCCTGGATAGTATCAATACCATTGCCGACGGAACAGCGGTAAAGACACCAGGAAGTAAGATATTCCCGTATTTATCTAAGAATTTGGATGATATTATTACAGTAGAAGATGAAGAGCTCGTAGTCGCTTTTCTTGATATGGTGGAAAATCATAAAATGATAGTGGAGAATTCAGGACTTCTTACCGTGGCGGCGCTCAAGCATCTGGATGCGAAGAATGCGAGAATTGTTTCCATTCTGAGCGGTGGCAACATGGATGTGATCACGATGTCATCGGTGGTACAACAAGGGCTGATATTGCGAGATCGTATCTTCACGGTGTCGGTTCTGCTTCCTGATAAACCGGGTGAATTGAGCAGGGTATCGGAGGTTATTGCAAAGCAAAGCGGAAATGTAATTAAACTGGAACATAATCAGTTCGTCTCCATTAACCGAAATGCGGCAGTGGAGCTTCGGATTACTTTAGAGGCGTTCGGGCCGGAACATAAGAAACAGATTATAGTGGCACTTCATCAAAATGGGTATAAACCGAAAGCAGTTCGTACCATTATGTAA
- a CDS encoding YitT family protein, protein MLEKKERYDRMKSASEIENVNHMNHNVIPANHNVTLTNHMEEKHIIEIEQEYEKRREEEKTVKQRVIDYIVITLASVVYAVGVSQFVDPNNLAPGGVTGVAIILNRVVPIETGTLILLINIPLVILGMWKFGVKFIISTFYAIAATSIFTNLLAPFGAATKDVFLASLTGSVLIAVSMGIIFKCGATTGGTDIIIKFLRLRYPHLKMGVLFFLTDVGIVVASAFVFQDIDSALYAGIAVVITSLMLDVVLYGRDGAKLIYIISDSSDKITTKLLEDLGIGVTHINGQGAYSGKEKQIIMCVSRKTLAPRIEEIVREEDADAFMIVTSATEIFGEGYKSYFSEKI, encoded by the coding sequence ATGTTAGAAAAGAAGGAAAGGTATGATAGGATGAAGAGTGCATCAGAAATAGAAAATGTGAATCATATGAATCACAATGTGATCCCTGCGAATCACAATGTGACCCTTACGAATCACATGGAAGAAAAACATATTATAGAGATAGAACAGGAATATGAAAAGCGCCGTGAGGAGGAGAAAACGGTGAAACAGCGCGTAATCGATTATATTGTGATTACGCTCGCTTCCGTTGTGTACGCGGTGGGAGTCAGTCAGTTTGTTGATCCGAATAACTTAGCGCCGGGTGGTGTGACCGGTGTTGCAATTATTTTAAATCGTGTAGTACCAATTGAAACAGGTACTCTCATTTTACTTATCAATATTCCGCTTGTTATTTTGGGAATGTGGAAATTTGGGGTAAAGTTCATTATATCGACCTTTTATGCCATTGCAGCCACATCAATTTTCACGAACCTTCTGGCTCCCTTTGGAGCAGCCACAAAAGATGTATTTTTGGCGTCGCTTACAGGCAGTGTACTTATTGCGGTTTCCATGGGAATTATCTTTAAGTGTGGAGCAACGACAGGTGGAACGGATATTATTATTAAGTTTTTAAGGTTAAGATATCCGCACTTAAAGATGGGGGTGCTATTCTTCCTTACAGATGTAGGAATAGTAGTAGCTTCCGCTTTTGTGTTTCAGGATATTGATTCTGCGTTGTATGCGGGAATTGCCGTAGTGATTACTTCTCTAATGCTCGATGTAGTCCTTTATGGACGGGATGGGGCCAAGCTGATTTACATTATCAGCGATTCTTCTGATAAGATTACGACTAAGCTGTTAGAGGATCTGGGAATTGGTGTGACCCATATTAACGGTCAGGGGGCTTATAGCGGTAAAGAGAAGCAGATTATCATGTGTGTATCTAGAAAGACTCTTGCTCCACGCATCGAGGAGATCGTTCGGGAAGAGGATGCGGATGCCTTTATGATAGTAACGAGTGCAACGGAAATATTTGGAGAAGGATATAAGAGTTATTTCAGTGAAAAGATTTGA
- a CDS encoding glycoside hydrolase family 25 protein yields METFNNFTEEKRVTKRRQRNTMRRRRKNKGKRSGGSLWFLAILCVIALSALTGCLLLTAKNYSLKNEVNEAMAYIDEVNSITTYTEEEMQAIIAKEVGEASEEQKAEILDEMKAMMENGDGTSAMLRYFYPDEIVVASDGRYYFFPILDTLRHHSYENEQFIMNDDMILEYKENDNIVSRKGIDVSKYQSSINWEKVAGDDVEYAFIRLGIRGSSEGKLVLDDTYEDNIEGAISNGIDVGVYFFTQALNKEEAVEEAEFVLENLEGYDITYPIVLDVEAIEVKNPRTKGMTKQDWTDVCIAFCETIREAGYTPMIYGNLKTFFLMVDMEQLEAYEKWFAYYNTPLYFPYEFSIWQYTSTGKVNGIKGDVDLNVSMKDWKNE; encoded by the coding sequence ATGGAGACATTTAATAATTTTACGGAAGAAAAAAGAGTAACTAAGCGAAGGCAAAGAAACACAATGAGAAGGCGGCGGAAAAATAAAGGAAAAAGAAGCGGCGGCAGTCTCTGGTTTCTTGCGATTTTATGTGTCATTGCACTTAGTGCTCTAACCGGATGTCTTTTGCTTACAGCAAAAAATTACAGCCTTAAGAATGAAGTGAATGAGGCTATGGCATATATCGATGAAGTAAATTCCATTACCACTTATACGGAAGAAGAGATGCAGGCTATCATTGCGAAAGAAGTGGGAGAAGCATCGGAAGAACAGAAAGCAGAAATTCTTGATGAGATGAAGGCGATGATGGAAAACGGAGATGGAACCTCTGCAATGCTGCGCTATTTTTATCCGGATGAAATCGTTGTTGCCTCTGACGGTCGTTACTATTTCTTCCCGATTCTCGACACCTTGAGGCATCATTCTTACGAAAATGAACAATTTATAATGAATGATGATATGATACTGGAATATAAAGAAAACGATAATATCGTTTCGCGTAAGGGAATCGATGTATCGAAATACCAGAGCTCGATTAATTGGGAGAAAGTAGCCGGGGATGATGTGGAATATGCCTTTATCCGATTGGGAATCAGGGGATCATCGGAAGGAAAACTTGTCCTTGATGATACTTACGAGGATAATATAGAAGGTGCAATCTCCAATGGTATCGATGTAGGCGTTTATTTCTTCACACAAGCTTTAAATAAAGAAGAGGCGGTGGAAGAGGCGGAGTTCGTATTGGAGAACTTGGAAGGCTATGATATTACATATCCCATCGTTCTCGATGTGGAAGCGATTGAAGTGAAGAATCCCAGAACAAAAGGTATGACAAAGCAAGACTGGACAGATGTTTGCATTGCCTTTTGTGAGACGATTCGTGAGGCGGGGTACACGCCGATGATATATGGGAACTTGAAGACCTTCTTTTTGATGGTGGATATGGAACAGCTGGAAGCCTATGAGAAATGGTTCGCTTATTATAATACACCTCTTTATTTTCCTTATGAATTCTCCATATGGCAGTATACCTCTACAGGGAAGGTGAACGGCATTAAAGGAGATGTAGATCTGAATGTGAGCATGAAGGATTGGAAGAATGAATGA
- a CDS encoding AraC family transcriptional regulator, translating to MNDKMEGYEKAGYLNKHYKLFHLKDCDSREFDYHYHDFDKIVYFLDGKVNYMIEGKKFLLEPYDFLLVNRNEIHKPMVDFSVPYERVILYIDHDFLSGYANGDYNLAECFQRTAEEKTNVVRFPAVATRQLADTLHRMEASDKENAYAGELYGELLFLEFMIQINRACKENEFAYHHTAKYNKKIIDILQYINENLPEELTIDSLAERFYMSKYHMMRRFKEETGYSIHQYISEKRILAAKTMLLSGTPATTAAMECGFKDYSTFARAFRKRLGNMPSKIKN from the coding sequence ATGAATGATAAGATGGAAGGGTATGAGAAGGCCGGATATCTCAATAAGCATTATAAGTTATTTCATTTAAAGGATTGCGACAGCAGGGAATTCGACTACCATTATCATGACTTTGATAAGATAGTTTATTTCCTCGATGGAAAAGTGAACTATATGATAGAAGGGAAGAAGTTTCTGTTAGAGCCATATGATTTTCTCCTTGTGAATCGGAATGAAATACATAAACCGATGGTGGATTTCTCAGTGCCGTATGAGCGAGTGATTCTATATATCGATCATGATTTTCTGTCAGGATATGCCAATGGGGATTATAACTTAGCCGAATGCTTTCAAAGAACTGCGGAGGAAAAGACAAATGTAGTTCGTTTTCCGGCAGTAGCGACAAGGCAACTTGCGGATACTCTTCACCGCATGGAAGCAAGCGATAAGGAGAATGCTTATGCGGGAGAATTATATGGAGAGCTTTTGTTTCTAGAATTTATGATTCAAATAAACAGAGCTTGCAAAGAAAATGAATTCGCCTATCATCATACGGCAAAATATAATAAAAAAATTATTGATATTCTACAGTATATTAATGAGAATCTACCGGAGGAACTAACTATCGATAGCTTAGCGGAGCGATTCTATATGAGTAAATACCATATGATGCGTAGGTTCAAGGAGGAAACCGGTTATTCCATCCATCAGTATATTTCTGAAAAAAGAATTCTTGCGGCGAAAACTATGCTTTTAAGCGGAACTCCGGCTACGACAGCAGCAATGGAATGCGGGTTCAAAGACTATTCTACTTTTGCCCGTGCTTTCAGGAAAAGACTGGGAAATATGCCGTCTAAAATAAAAAACTAG
- the ylxM gene encoding YlxM family DNA-binding protein, giving the protein MEKIVAQGLLYDFYGELLTKHQRKIYEDAVYNDLSLSEIAQEQGISRQGVHDLIKRCDNLLEGYESKLHLVERFNRIQDKVGRINSLAADECVDASLLRIEIKKLTDEILAAL; this is encoded by the coding sequence ATGGAGAAGATCGTAGCACAAGGTTTATTATATGATTTCTACGGAGAGCTGCTGACAAAACATCAACGTAAGATTTATGAGGATGCAGTATATAATGATTTATCTCTGAGTGAAATTGCGCAGGAACAAGGAATCAGCAGGCAGGGAGTTCATGACCTGATCAAACGGTGTGATAATCTTTTGGAAGGATATGAGAGTAAGCTTCATCTGGTGGAACGGTTCAACCGCATTCAGGATAAGGTGGGACGTATCAATAGCTTGGCGGCAGATGAGTGTGTGGATGCTTCTTTGCTCAGGATAGAGATTAAGAAATTAACCGATGAGATTCTGGCAGCACTTTAG